A portion of the Fibrobacterota bacterium genome contains these proteins:
- the creC gene encoding two-component system sensor histidine kinase CreC — protein MRLRTRLFLGFFLLTGAGFYVLVGWILRDLRPRYLESSEESLIDSANLLAALLEQDIGPDGAIPVERLRGAYARLPGRPISAQIYRFAKTRVDLRVYVTDSSGKVLFDSDAGRDEGKDYSRWRDVFLALRGQYGARTTRVDPAVASSSVLYVAAPVREPGGRIAGVVTVSKPSNSINLFIQAARGKIVLAGLLAAAAVALAGMVLSAFVTRPIQRITDYARAIRDGRPAAFPALGRSEIGEMGRAFEEMREALEGKKYVEEYVHTLTHELKSPISSVRGAAELLQEEMPPERRAGFLANIRSETERMQSLVDRMLDLSGLESRRGLLQIEPVDVAALAAESQARLESALAGKGLRWDSDIAPGLTVPGERFLLQQALLNLIENAVSFSPRNGAIRIKAARVDEGPRSWARIEILDDGPGLPDFAGERVFEKFYSLQRPDTGRKSSGLGLTIVQEITRLHKGTIRLGNRSEGGLRAEWILPAEFSASS, from the coding sequence GTGCGGTTGCGGACGCGCCTGTTCTTGGGCTTCTTTCTGCTGACCGGCGCCGGTTTCTATGTCCTGGTCGGCTGGATCCTCCGCGATTTAAGGCCGCGCTATCTGGAATCCTCCGAGGAAAGCCTGATCGATTCGGCCAACCTGCTGGCCGCCTTGTTAGAGCAGGATATCGGGCCCGACGGGGCCATCCCCGTGGAGCGGCTACGCGGCGCATACGCCAGGCTTCCGGGCCGCCCGATAAGCGCGCAGATCTACCGCTTCGCCAAGACCCGGGTGGACTTGCGCGTGTATGTTACCGACTCCTCGGGAAAGGTCCTCTTCGATTCCGACGCCGGCCGCGATGAGGGGAAAGATTACTCGCGTTGGCGGGACGTTTTCCTCGCCTTGCGCGGGCAGTACGGGGCCCGGACCACCCGCGTCGATCCCGCGGTCGCGTCTTCATCGGTGCTGTACGTGGCCGCGCCCGTACGCGAGCCTGGGGGCCGCATCGCGGGGGTGGTGACGGTTTCCAAGCCTTCCAACAGCATCAATCTTTTCATCCAGGCGGCGCGGGGGAAAATCGTGCTGGCGGGCCTGTTGGCGGCCGCCGCGGTGGCCCTGGCGGGCATGGTGCTTTCCGCCTTCGTGACCCGGCCCATCCAGCGGATCACGGACTATGCCCGCGCGATCAGGGACGGACGGCCCGCCGCCTTCCCAGCCTTGGGCCGCAGCGAAATCGGGGAGATGGGCCGCGCCTTCGAGGAAATGCGCGAAGCCCTGGAGGGGAAGAAATACGTGGAAGAGTACGTGCATACCTTGACCCACGAGCTCAAGAGCCCCATTTCCTCGGTGCGCGGCGCCGCCGAGTTGTTGCAAGAGGAAATGCCTCCGGAGCGGCGCGCCGGGTTCCTCGCCAATATCCGCTCCGAAACCGAGCGCATGCAATCCCTGGTGGATCGGATGCTCGATCTCTCCGGTTTGGAGAGCCGGCGTGGCTTGCTTCAAATCGAGCCGGTGGACGTCGCCGCCCTCGCGGCGGAATCGCAGGCCCGCCTGGAATCCGCCTTGGCCGGCAAAGGCTTGCGTTGGGATTCCGATATCGCGCCCGGGCTGACGGTTCCGGGGGAGCGCTTCCTGCTGCAACAGGCATTGCTGAACCTGATCGAAAACGCGGTTTCCTTTTCCCCGCGGAATGGAGCGATCCGGATCAAGGCGGCGCGCGTAGACGAAGGGCCGCGCTCATGGGCGCGCATCGAAATCCTGGACGATGGGCCGGGTCTGCCCGACTTCGCGGGGGAACGCGTTTTCGAGAAATTCTATTCCCTGCAACGTCCGGACACCGGTCGCAAGAGTTCGGGGCTCGGCCTGACGATAGTGCAAGAGATCACCCGCCTGCATAAAGGGACCATCCGCCTGGGGAATCGCAGCGAAGGCGGCCTGCGGGCCGAATGGATACTTCCCGCCGAATTCTCCGCGTCTTCATAA